The following coding sequences lie in one Arachis hypogaea cultivar Tifrunner chromosome 9, arahy.Tifrunner.gnm2.J5K5, whole genome shotgun sequence genomic window:
- the LOC112710138 gene encoding uncharacterized protein has translation MCLILNQKNDKRFQEQVYCLPPDIVNMVISKHPNGKFISPKTNKEFRVEDYPSFIPFIDAKKLTSHPYIFAPVCYSDHWWLWVIDTTKRRFYILDPLHKKAPSDERKQLNKFTGYVISRMRAYAGGEPLKKDEKEKEIKVSYVNISGQKSSYDCAIYVIKWLELIEPENIKRGKYEWDNWKQDEVDHYRVEYASRILFSEMNKERDQAIRASNAIKLSKPSSILLSPFCQINSTDIETE, from the exons atgtgcctcatcctcaaccagaaaaatgataaaaggTTTCAAGAACAAGTATATTGTCTCccccctgatattgtg AACATGGTCATTTCGAAGCACCCAAACGGGAAATTCATATCACCTAAAACCAATaaagaattcagggtggaagactacccaagttttattcccttcatagatgcaaaaaaattaacttcgcatccatat atttttgcacctgtttgctACTCGGAccattggtggttatgggtgaTTGATACAACAAAGCGGAGATTTTATATACTTGACCCACTACACAAGAAAGCTCCAAGCGATGAGAGAAAGCAGCTTAATAAATTTACT ggatatgtaatttCAAGAATGAGAGCATATGCCGGCGGGGAACCTCTGAAGAAAgacgagaaggagaaggaaattaaagtATCATACGTTAATATATCAGGCCAAAAatcaag ctatgactgcgctatTTACGTTATAaagtggcttgagttaattgagccggaaAATATTAAAAGggggaagtatgaatgggataattggaaacag gacgaggtggaccactatagagtggaaTATGCTTcgcggatactattcagtgaaaTGAATAAAGAGAGAGATCAAGCAATTAGAGCGAGTAATGCAATAAAACTGTCGAAGCCATCCTCCAtattattgagtccgttttgtcagataAATTCTACTGATATAGAAACTGAGTAA